A window of Rhodococcus sp. SGAir0479 contains these coding sequences:
- a CDS encoding FAD-binding oxidoreductase, translated as MVDSKSGIREIGLAAHSAGVQRLLSSYRAIPPDATVRLAKKTSNLFRARPKTGVPGLDVSGLGGVVSVDPEARTADVQGMCTYENLVAATLPYGLAPLVVPQLKTITLGGAVTGLGIESTSFRNGLPHESVLEIDILTGSGEIVTATPDGEYADLFRAFPNSYGTLGYSTRIRIELEPVKKYVALRHVRFTDLQQLEEAMARIVTERTWDGIAVDYLDGTVFTPDEAYLTLGVQTDEPGPVSDYTDMDIYYRSIQHESVNHPKTDRLTIHDYLWRWDTDWFWCSRAFGTQNPKIRRFWPKRYRRSSFYWKLIGLDQKYDIGDRLEARKGLPPRERVVQDIEVPIENTARFLDWFLDEIPIEPLWLCPLRLREPAHPVTGTDGATAERPWPLYPLEPRRTYVNVGFWSSVPIVPGEPVGAANRLIEKKVSELDGHKSLYSESFYEQDEFAHLYGGDHYEQIKKRYDPDSRLLDLYSKAVQRK; from the coding sequence GTGGTCGACTCCAAGAGTGGTATCCGCGAGATCGGGCTTGCCGCGCACAGTGCGGGGGTCCAACGTCTGCTGTCCAGCTACCGGGCGATCCCGCCGGACGCGACCGTGCGGCTGGCCAAGAAGACATCCAACCTGTTCCGGGCCCGTCCGAAGACCGGAGTACCGGGTCTCGACGTCTCGGGGCTCGGCGGGGTGGTTTCAGTCGATCCGGAGGCCCGCACCGCGGACGTCCAGGGCATGTGCACGTACGAGAACCTGGTGGCCGCGACGTTGCCGTACGGCCTCGCACCGTTGGTGGTGCCGCAGCTGAAGACCATCACCCTCGGCGGTGCGGTCACCGGCCTGGGCATCGAGTCGACGTCGTTCCGCAACGGGCTGCCGCACGAGTCGGTCCTCGAGATCGACATCCTGACCGGCAGCGGCGAGATCGTCACCGCCACCCCCGACGGGGAGTACGCGGACCTGTTCCGAGCGTTCCCCAATTCCTATGGCACCTTGGGCTATTCGACCCGCATCCGGATCGAGCTCGAGCCGGTGAAGAAGTACGTCGCGCTGCGGCACGTGCGCTTCACCGACCTGCAGCAGCTCGAGGAGGCGATGGCGCGCATCGTCACCGAGCGCACGTGGGACGGCATCGCGGTCGACTACCTCGACGGCACGGTCTTCACCCCGGACGAGGCGTACCTGACGCTGGGGGTGCAGACCGACGAGCCGGGTCCGGTCAGTGACTACACGGATATGGACATCTACTACCGGTCCATCCAGCACGAGTCGGTGAACCACCCCAAGACCGACCGGCTGACCATCCACGACTACCTCTGGCGCTGGGACACCGACTGGTTCTGGTGCTCGCGCGCGTTCGGCACCCAGAACCCCAAGATCCGCCGGTTCTGGCCCAAGCGCTACCGCCGCAGCAGCTTCTACTGGAAGCTCATCGGGCTCGACCAGAAGTACGACATCGGCGACCGGCTCGAGGCGCGCAAGGGACTGCCGCCGCGCGAGCGCGTCGTGCAGGACATCGAGGTGCCGATCGAGAACACCGCACGGTTCCTCGACTGGTTCCTCGACGAGATCCCGATCGAGCCGCTGTGGCTGTGCCCGCTGCGCCTGCGCGAGCCGGCGCACCCGGTCACCGGCACCGACGGTGCCACCGCCGAGCGGCCGTGGCCCCTGTACCCGCTCGAGCCGCGACGCACCTACGTCAACGTCGGCTTCTGGTCGTCGGTGCCGATCGTGCCGGGCGAGCCCGTCGGTGCGGCCAACCGCCTGATCGAGAAGAAGGTCAGCGAGCTCGACGGCCACAAGTCGCTGTACTCCGAATCGTTCTACGAGCAGGACGAGTTCGCGCACCTGTACGGCGGCGACCACTACGAACAGATCAAGAAGCGATACGACCCCGATTCACGTCTACTCGACCTCTACTCGAAGGCGGTGCAACGAAAGTGA
- a CDS encoding SRPBCC family protein — translation MAQVNASSSITLTATPEQALGALTDYETMRPRILPSQYREYQVLEGGQGDGTVVQWTLQATEKRSRNVKASVTVAGNTITERDANSSLVTTWTVEPSGAGSTVTTSTEWKGAGGIGGFFERTFAPLGLRRIQEATLANLQRELA, via the coding sequence GTGGCACAGGTCAACGCCAGCAGTTCCATCACTCTCACTGCGACGCCGGAGCAGGCACTCGGCGCGCTCACGGACTACGAGACGATGCGCCCGCGGATCCTGCCGTCGCAGTACCGCGAGTACCAGGTGCTCGAGGGCGGGCAGGGCGACGGGACCGTCGTGCAGTGGACGCTGCAGGCCACCGAGAAGCGGTCGCGCAACGTCAAGGCGTCGGTGACGGTCGCCGGCAACACGATCACCGAGCGCGACGCCAATTCGTCGCTCGTCACGACCTGGACCGTCGAGCCGTCCGGTGCCGGGTCGACGGTCACCACGTCCACCGAGTGGAAGGGCGCGGGCGGCATCGGGGGATTCTTCGAGCGCACGTTCGCGCCGCTGGGTCTGCGCCGGATCCAGGAGGCCACGCTCGCGAATCTGCAGCGCGAGCTGGCCTAG
- a CDS encoding YbaB/EbfC family nucleoid-associated protein: protein MQPGGQPDMQQLLAQAQQMQQQLMAAQAEMAEAEVTGQAGGGLVTATVKGTGEVVGLTIDPKVVDPEDIETLQDLVIGAIAEASNKAQEMAASKLGPLAGGLPGLPF, encoded by the coding sequence GTGCAACCAGGTGGACAGCCCGACATGCAGCAACTGCTCGCGCAGGCGCAGCAGATGCAGCAGCAGTTGATGGCGGCGCAGGCCGAGATGGCCGAGGCCGAGGTGACCGGTCAGGCCGGAGGCGGACTGGTGACCGCGACGGTCAAGGGCACCGGCGAGGTCGTCGGCCTCACGATCGACCCCAAGGTCGTCGATCCCGAGGACATCGAGACGCTGCAGGACCTCGTGATCGGCGCGATCGCGGAGGCGTCGAACAAGGCCCAGGAGATGGCGGCGAGCAAGCTCGGCCCGCTCGCCGGCGGCCTGCCCGGACTCCCGTTCTAG
- the recR gene encoding recombination mediator RecR, with protein MYEGPVQDLIDELGKLPGIGPKSAQRIAFHLLSVEPPEIDRLQAVLQKVRDGVQFCVVCGTVSEEEKCRICADPRRDRTMVCVVEEPKDVQAIERTREFRGRYHVLGGALDPLSGIGPDQLRIRELLTRIGNQEDGVDVSEVIIATDPNTEGEATATYLVRMLRDFPGLTVSRLASGLPMGGDLEFADELTLGRALSGRRTL; from the coding sequence TTGTACGAGGGTCCCGTCCAGGACTTGATCGACGAACTGGGCAAGCTGCCCGGTATCGGCCCCAAGAGCGCCCAGCGCATTGCCTTCCACCTGCTGTCGGTCGAGCCGCCCGAGATCGACCGGCTGCAGGCCGTCCTGCAGAAGGTGCGCGACGGCGTGCAGTTCTGCGTCGTGTGCGGCACGGTCTCCGAGGAGGAGAAGTGCCGGATCTGTGCCGACCCGCGCCGCGACCGCACCATGGTGTGCGTCGTCGAGGAGCCCAAGGACGTGCAGGCGATCGAACGCACCCGTGAGTTCAGGGGCCGCTACCACGTCCTCGGCGGCGCACTCGACCCGTTGAGCGGCATCGGACCGGACCAGTTGCGGATCCGGGAACTGCTGACGCGCATCGGTAACCAGGAGGACGGCGTCGACGTCAGTGAGGTGATCATCGCGACCGACCCCAACACCGAGGGTGAGGCCACCGCGACGTACCTGGTGCGGATGCTTCGGGACTTCCCGGGGCTGACGGTGTCGCGGCTGGCGTCGGGTCTGCCGATGGGCGGCGACCTCGAGTTCGCCGACGAACTGACGCTCGGCCGCGCGCTGTCGGGACGGCGCACTCTGTAA
- a CDS encoding LysR family transcriptional regulator — MDFRQLRYFLAVSEELSFSKAAQRCFISQSAISHQVSKLEQELGTSLFERSTRVVKLTPAGTRLKPIAQEVLSLEAKAFAAAKEPRNRIRITASMSFAPQSLAAIAHVRARHPDLDIEFVIKNFTDRIEAVSAGDADIALIRGEVDRPGLETLELGVEDLLVATSNQHPVSAFSTVELSELAPYPLLLPPRHSQVLIHSVVEDAFVEVGRRAQLGPPIARDHAAILDVITNPRAWTVLYASTVAEVPRTGLCLMRERRNRLRVPVSGIVRTGAADAPGMASLVHALRRTVTADSSAPPAPPQQAGGAPDER; from the coding sequence GTGGACTTCCGGCAGCTGCGTTACTTCCTCGCCGTCAGTGAGGAGCTGAGCTTCAGCAAGGCCGCGCAGCGGTGCTTCATCTCGCAGTCCGCGATCAGTCACCAGGTCAGCAAGCTCGAGCAGGAACTGGGGACGTCACTGTTCGAGCGGTCCACCCGGGTCGTGAAGCTGACTCCCGCCGGGACGCGGCTGAAGCCCATCGCGCAGGAGGTGCTCAGCCTCGAGGCCAAGGCCTTCGCCGCGGCCAAGGAACCGCGCAACCGCATCCGGATCACCGCGAGCATGAGTTTCGCGCCGCAGAGCCTGGCCGCCATCGCACACGTGCGGGCGCGGCACCCCGACCTCGACATCGAGTTCGTGATCAAGAACTTCACCGACCGCATCGAGGCGGTCTCGGCGGGCGACGCCGACATCGCGCTGATCCGCGGCGAGGTCGACCGGCCGGGGCTCGAAACCCTGGAGCTCGGCGTCGAGGATCTGCTCGTCGCGACGTCCAACCAGCACCCGGTGTCGGCGTTCTCCACCGTCGAACTGAGCGAACTCGCCCCCTACCCGCTGCTGCTGCCGCCCCGGCACAGCCAGGTACTCATCCATTCGGTGGTCGAGGACGCCTTCGTCGAAGTGGGACGGCGGGCCCAGCTGGGGCCGCCGATCGCCCGGGACCACGCGGCGATCCTCGACGTCATCACCAATCCGCGCGCGTGGACGGTTCTGTACGCCAGCACGGTCGCCGAGGTGCCGCGGACCGGGCTGTGCCTGATGCGCGAGCGACGCAACCGCCTGCGGGTCCCGGTGAGCGGCATCGTCCGCACCGGCGCCGCCGACGCGCCGGGCATGGCCAGCCTGGTGCACGCGCTGCGCCGGACGGTGACGGCGGACAGCAGTGCGCCCCCGGCACCGCCGCAGCAGGCCGGGGGCGCACCGGACGAGCGGTGA
- a CDS encoding NAD(P)/FAD-dependent oxidoreductase has protein sequence MDRTEVVIVGSGFGALATAKKLAKAGKPFVLISETTEHLFQPLLYQVATGVLAAGEIAPSVRAILAKYPHADVRLGRVVDVHADEKELVYEAGGERHTLGYDSLVAATGARQSYFGRNEFAKVTYALKTVDDAERLRAQIVRCFEEAHTTTDLEHRKNLLSFIVIGAGATGVELAGQIKELAGRYFEQSIRGVTADDVTVTLVEGAGVAMPAYGGKLSKYTQESLEKSGVEVVLNTLVTDIDEHGATFKAHGSETGERRTAETIIWSAGVQANDFAGVLAERTGCETDRAGRLLVNPDLTVGGRADIFAVGDMTSLNNLPGQSPVAMQGGRHVAKTILGKTKRGTPFKFRDKGSMAIINRFRAVTKVKSIELTGFVAWVLWLAVHMVYLVGFRNRYVAVMSWFGSFLGHRRPHFHYAQAIGPVETPEAQAPDDTRAKVAA, from the coding sequence ATCGACCGGACCGAAGTTGTGATCGTCGGATCCGGGTTCGGTGCCCTCGCCACGGCGAAGAAGCTGGCCAAGGCCGGCAAGCCGTTCGTCCTCATCTCGGAGACCACCGAGCACCTCTTCCAGCCCCTGCTGTATCAGGTGGCCACGGGCGTCCTGGCGGCCGGTGAGATCGCCCCGTCGGTACGCGCGATCCTCGCGAAGTACCCCCACGCGGACGTCCGCCTGGGCCGGGTCGTCGACGTGCACGCGGACGAGAAGGAACTGGTCTACGAGGCCGGCGGCGAGCGCCACACCCTCGGCTACGACTCGCTCGTGGCCGCCACCGGTGCTCGGCAGAGCTACTTCGGCCGCAACGAGTTCGCCAAGGTCACCTACGCGCTCAAGACCGTCGACGACGCCGAGCGGCTGCGTGCGCAGATCGTGCGCTGCTTCGAGGAGGCGCACACCACCACCGACCTCGAGCACCGCAAGAACCTGCTGAGCTTCATCGTCATCGGTGCCGGCGCGACCGGCGTCGAGCTGGCCGGGCAGATCAAGGAGCTCGCGGGCCGCTACTTCGAGCAGTCGATCCGCGGCGTCACCGCCGACGACGTCACCGTCACCCTCGTCGAGGGCGCGGGTGTCGCGATGCCGGCGTACGGCGGCAAGCTCAGCAAGTACACCCAGGAATCGCTCGAGAAGTCGGGCGTCGAGGTGGTGCTGAACACGCTGGTCACCGACATCGACGAGCACGGCGCCACGTTCAAGGCGCACGGCAGTGAGACCGGCGAGCGTCGCACCGCCGAGACCATCATCTGGTCGGCCGGTGTCCAGGCCAACGACTTCGCGGGTGTGCTCGCCGAGCGCACCGGCTGCGAGACCGACCGCGCCGGGCGTCTGCTCGTGAACCCCGACCTCACCGTCGGTGGCCGTGCCGACATCTTCGCGGTCGGCGACATGACGTCGCTGAACAACCTGCCCGGCCAGTCCCCGGTCGCGATGCAGGGTGGCCGCCACGTCGCCAAGACGATCCTCGGCAAGACCAAGCGCGGCACGCCGTTCAAGTTCCGCGACAAGGGTTCGATGGCGATCATCAACCGCTTCCGCGCCGTCACCAAGGTCAAGAGCATCGAACTGACCGGCTTCGTCGCGTGGGTGCTGTGGCTCGCCGTCCACATGGTGTACCTGGTGGGCTTCCGCAACCGCTACGTCGCGGTGATGTCCTGGTTCGGGTCCTTCCTCGGCCACCGCCGCCCGCACTTCCACTACGCGCAGGCGATCGGGCCGGTCGAGACACCGGAGGCCCAGGCTCCCGACGACACTCGCGCGAAGGTCGCCGCCTGA
- a CDS encoding acyl-CoA synthetase, translating into MYPGIHAATAPERPAVVFAPTDEVVTYRELEDRSNQLAQQWHALGLRPGDHVAILAENHPRYLEVYWAAVRSGLYITAVNWHLTADEAAYIVTDCQAQLIVTTYRLADLATAIVDELADRPHLFMMDGVVDGFTSYEDSMARFEPVPLTEQPRGDMMLYSSGTTGRPKGIRRPLTGITIDDPRGMSVGYFAQSLLGMTEESRYLVPAPMYHSAALQWSAGAQAVGATVVLMERFDAREFLATVEKYSITHTQVVPTMMVRLLKLPDAERTSYDVSSLQDFLHSAAPCPPAVKHATIDWLGPIVSELYSGTEGMGMTFLTATEWLERPGSVGRPVLGTPVVCDEDGQPVAAGQIGTVYFERDVVPFEYHNDADKTADSRHPSNPRLSTVGDVGYVDEDGYLYLTDRKSFMIISGGVNIYPAEIESCLSAHPDVADVAVFGLPDPEMGEYVHAVVELDPGVPADESTAEALRGYVREHLAKYKVPKTIEFCDRLPRLATGKVRKHELRDAALRALV; encoded by the coding sequence ATGTACCCGGGCATCCACGCGGCAACCGCGCCCGAGCGACCGGCGGTCGTCTTCGCCCCCACCGATGAGGTCGTGACCTACCGCGAACTCGAGGACCGCTCCAACCAGTTGGCGCAACAATGGCACGCACTCGGCCTGCGTCCCGGGGACCACGTGGCGATCCTCGCCGAGAACCATCCGCGGTACCTCGAGGTCTACTGGGCCGCGGTGCGGTCGGGCCTGTACATCACGGCCGTCAACTGGCATCTCACCGCAGACGAGGCCGCGTACATCGTCACCGACTGCCAGGCACAGCTGATCGTCACCACGTACCGGCTCGCCGACCTGGCGACCGCGATCGTCGACGAACTCGCGGACCGTCCGCACCTGTTCATGATGGACGGCGTCGTCGACGGCTTCACCTCGTACGAGGACTCGATGGCCCGGTTCGAGCCGGTGCCGCTCACCGAACAACCGCGCGGCGACATGATGCTCTACTCGTCGGGAACGACGGGACGACCCAAGGGTATTCGTCGGCCGCTGACCGGCATCACGATCGACGACCCGCGGGGAATGAGCGTCGGGTACTTCGCGCAGTCGCTGCTCGGGATGACCGAGGAGTCGCGCTACCTGGTGCCCGCACCGATGTACCACTCCGCCGCACTCCAGTGGTCCGCGGGCGCGCAGGCGGTCGGCGCCACCGTGGTCCTCATGGAGCGGTTCGACGCCCGCGAGTTCCTCGCCACCGTCGAGAAGTACTCGATCACGCACACCCAGGTGGTGCCGACGATGATGGTGCGTCTGCTCAAACTGCCCGACGCCGAACGCACCTCGTACGACGTCTCCTCGCTGCAGGACTTCCTGCACTCCGCGGCGCCGTGCCCGCCCGCCGTCAAACACGCCACGATCGACTGGCTGGGTCCCATCGTCAGCGAGTTGTACTCGGGCACCGAAGGAATGGGCATGACCTTCCTGACCGCGACCGAGTGGCTCGAGCGCCCCGGCTCCGTGGGCCGCCCGGTCCTCGGCACCCCGGTCGTCTGCGACGAGGACGGCCAGCCGGTTGCCGCCGGACAGATCGGGACCGTGTACTTCGAGCGCGATGTCGTGCCGTTCGAGTACCACAACGACGCCGACAAGACCGCCGATTCCCGGCACCCGAGCAACCCGCGCCTGTCCACGGTGGGCGACGTCGGCTACGTCGACGAGGACGGCTACCTGTACCTCACCGACCGCAAGTCGTTCATGATCATCTCCGGCGGCGTCAACATCTACCCGGCCGAGATCGAGTCGTGCCTGTCGGCGCACCCGGACGTCGCCGACGTCGCGGTGTTCGGCCTGCCGGACCCCGAGATGGGTGAATACGTCCACGCGGTCGTCGAACTCGATCCCGGGGTGCCGGCCGACGAGTCCACGGCGGAAGCACTCCGTGGTTACGTCCGCGAGCACCTCGCGAAGTACAAGGTGCCGAAGACGATCGAGTTCTGCGATCGCCTGCCGCGGCTGGCGACCGGCAAGGTCCGCAAGCACGAACTGCGCGACGCCGCGCTGCGCGCCCTCGTCTAG
- a CDS encoding DMT family transporter: protein MQTTEILDARPVVTAPAGRAADPRVLAVAGAASISLTAVFIRLADASPATAVFYRCLLPLPLLAVLAWREHRRGHRVTSRDALRYTVAGAMLGVDFALWSQAILLIGAGISTVLVNVQVVVVPLLSFLVLGTRVPTRFVVAVPVLFAGIALTAGIADGFSTGSDLVWGTALALLSGVAYAGYIFVVGGRGSAETAGGQVLVSTAAAGIAGAVVGSAWGTVDLTPGWVSFGWLALLAVSAQLVGWVLLGRSLPRLAPEVGATLLLLQPVLAIAAAMVLLHERPTTLQLAGCAMVVAAAWYVAARPRRSR, encoded by the coding sequence GTGCAAACGACCGAAATCCTGGACGCGCGACCGGTCGTCACCGCCCCCGCCGGTCGCGCCGCCGACCCGCGCGTGCTGGCCGTGGCGGGCGCGGCCTCCATCTCCCTGACCGCGGTGTTCATCCGACTGGCCGACGCTTCCCCCGCCACGGCCGTGTTCTACCGCTGCCTGCTGCCGCTCCCCCTTCTGGCGGTGCTCGCGTGGCGTGAGCACCGGCGCGGACACCGTGTCACTTCACGGGACGCGCTGCGGTACACCGTCGCGGGCGCGATGCTCGGGGTCGACTTCGCGCTGTGGTCGCAGGCCATCCTGCTCATCGGCGCCGGCATCTCCACGGTGCTCGTCAACGTCCAGGTCGTCGTCGTCCCCCTCCTGTCGTTCCTGGTGCTGGGGACCCGGGTTCCGACACGGTTCGTCGTCGCGGTGCCGGTGTTGTTCGCCGGGATCGCGCTCACCGCCGGAATCGCCGACGGATTCTCCACCGGATCGGACCTGGTGTGGGGCACGGCGCTGGCGCTGCTGTCGGGGGTCGCGTACGCGGGGTACATCTTCGTGGTGGGCGGCCGCGGATCGGCGGAGACCGCGGGGGGCCAGGTGCTCGTCTCGACCGCCGCGGCCGGAATCGCCGGGGCCGTCGTCGGATCCGCGTGGGGCACGGTGGACCTCACACCCGGGTGGGTGTCGTTCGGGTGGCTGGCGCTCCTCGCCGTCTCCGCCCAGCTCGTCGGGTGGGTGCTGCTCGGTCGATCGCTCCCCCGCCTGGCGCCCGAGGTCGGGGCCACACTGCTCCTCCTGCAACCCGTCCTCGCGATCGCGGCCGCGATGGTTCTGCTGCACGAGCGCCCCACCACGCTGCAACTCGCCGGCTGCGCCATGGTCGTCGCGGCCGCGTGGTACGTCGCGGCGCGACCGCGCAGGTCCCGCTGA
- a CDS encoding LysR family transcriptional regulator, translated as MLNLERLRALCAVAETGSVAAAARVLHVTPSGVSQQLAKLEREMGTALLEQVGRGVRVTPAGELLARRGGELLARAAAVEAEIGSMRDEIVGPIRFGAFVAASRVVLPSVVTALTGRYPVQVSVAEAETEVTLESLARRRVDIGVIDSWESAPAHIPVGMDSRLVHRDSAAVALPAGHPLSGRGAVPLRELADTAWVAWGAGTAFREWLVKTLRGQGFEPRVDFEASDVSTHLAFVAAGLAAALVPHLAVDDVPDGVILLPTDPPLQRDIHVVWRPDNAGPAVRAGIVAVQEAFDRRPAQVPEGV; from the coding sequence GTGTTGAACCTCGAGCGACTCCGTGCGCTGTGCGCCGTGGCCGAGACCGGATCGGTCGCCGCCGCAGCCCGCGTGCTGCACGTGACCCCGTCCGGGGTCTCGCAGCAGCTCGCGAAACTCGAGCGGGAGATGGGTACCGCGCTGCTCGAACAGGTGGGGCGCGGCGTGCGGGTCACGCCGGCCGGTGAGCTGCTGGCCCGGCGAGGCGGGGAGCTACTGGCCCGCGCGGCCGCCGTCGAGGCGGAGATCGGGTCGATGCGGGACGAGATCGTCGGGCCGATCCGGTTCGGCGCCTTCGTGGCGGCCTCCCGGGTGGTGCTGCCGTCGGTGGTCACGGCACTGACCGGCCGCTATCCCGTGCAGGTGTCGGTGGCGGAGGCGGAGACCGAGGTGACGCTGGAATCGCTGGCGCGCAGACGGGTCGACATCGGCGTGATCGACAGCTGGGAATCGGCGCCGGCACACATCCCGGTCGGAATGGACTCGCGGCTGGTCCATCGGGACTCGGCGGCGGTCGCGCTGCCCGCGGGCCACCCTCTCTCCGGCCGCGGAGCGGTCCCGCTGCGCGAGCTCGCGGACACTGCCTGGGTGGCGTGGGGCGCCGGGACGGCCTTCCGCGAGTGGCTCGTGAAGACCCTGCGCGGGCAGGGCTTCGAGCCCCGTGTCGATTTCGAGGCGTCGGATGTCTCCACGCACCTGGCGTTCGTCGCGGCCGGTCTGGCCGCCGCCCTGGTGCCGCACCTGGCGGTCGACGACGTGCCGGACGGCGTGATCCTGCTTCCGACCGATCCGCCGCTGCAGCGCGACATCCACGTGGTGTGGCGCCCCGACAACGCCGGCCCGGCGGTACGGGCCGGCATCGTCGCCGTGCAGGAAGCGTTCGACCGCAGGCCTGCTCAGGTACCCGAGGGCGTCTGA